In a genomic window of Lathamus discolor isolate bLatDis1 chromosome 4, bLatDis1.hap1, whole genome shotgun sequence:
- the PPP2R3B gene encoding serine/threonine-protein phosphatase 2A regulatory subunit B'' subunit beta isoform X2: MKSESMRIKEISLRQDPDLRKELALLARGCDFVLPSRFKKRLKAFQQIQVQTKKEETLPPSLSQNIPTFYFPRGCPKEKVNIDAVITKIERTFSEFPNERATLEDMGKVAKACECPLYWKGPLFYCAGGERTGYVSVHKFVAMWRKILQTCYDDAAKFVHLLMNPGCNYLVQEDFIPFLQDVVNSHPGLLFLKEASEFHSRYITTVIQRIFYTVNRSWSGKITCNELRKSNFLQNVALLEEEADINQLTDYFSYEHFYVIYCKFWELDTDHDLYIDRKDLARHNDHAISNRMIERIFSGAVTRGRKAQKDGKISYADFVWFLISEEDKKTPTSIEYWFRCMDLDGDGALSMYELEYFYEEQCQKLDNMAIEPLPFEDCLCQMLDLVKPQYEGKITLHDLKRCKLTNVFFDTFFNIEKYLDHEQKDQFSMLRDGEGESQEVSDWEKYAAEEYDILVAEEAASDQWNDGYEAELNPADHQKASVLKYQMEKRPFFDMPSHLADVDLDEYDYEEDFE; encoded by the exons GTTCagacaaagaaggaagaaacctTGCCACCATCGCTTAGTCAAAACATTCCAACTTTCTATTTTCCTCGAGGATGTCCTAAGGAAAAAGTGAATATAGATGCTGTGATTACCAAAATTGAGAGAACTTTCTCTGAGTTTCCAAATGAGAGAGCAACATTAGAAGACATGGGGAAGGTTGCAAAG GCTTGTGAATGCCCCCTTTACTGGAAAGGTCCTTTGTTTTATTGTGCTGGAGGTGAACGAACAGGATACGTGTCAGTTCATAAATTTGTTGCAATGTGGCGGAA aataCTTCAGACCTGCTATGATGATGCTGCAAAGTTTGTTCATCTTCTAATGAACCCTGGATGCAACTACTTGGTGCAAGAAGACTTCATTCCTTTTTTACAA gatgTGGTGAATAGTCATCCTGGCctattgtttttaaaagaagcatCTGAATTTCATTCTCGGTACATTACCACA gTTATACAGAGAATATTTTATACAGTAAATAGGTCCTGGTCTGGGAAAATAACTTGTAACGAGCTCAGGAAAAGCAACTTTTTGCAG AATGTGGCATTATTGGAAGAGGAAGCTGATATTAACCAGCTGACAGATTACTTCTCCTATGAACATTTTTATGTTATCTATTGCAAATTTTGGGAGCTGGATACAGACCATGACCTCTATATCGACCGGAAGGATTTAGCTCGACACAATGATCATG CAATTTCAAATAGGATGATAGAGCGGATCTTCTCAGGAGCAGTAACAAG AGGTAGAAAAGCCCAAAAAGATGGGAAGATTAGCTACGCTGACTTTGTCTGGTTTTTAATATCTGAAGAGGACAAGAAGACACCAACTAG CATTGAATACTGGTTTCGCTGCATGGATCTTGATGGGGATGGTGCTTTGTCTATGTATGAATTGGAGTATTTTTATGAAGAACAGTGCCAAAAATTAGATAACATGGCCATAGAACCTCTGCCATTTGAAGACTGCTTGTGCCAGATGCTGGATCTCGTGAAGCCACAATATGAAg GAAAAATTACTCTGCATGACTTAAAGCGATGTAAGTTGACAAATGTGTTTTTTGACACTTTTTTCAACATTGAAAAATACCTTGACCATGAACAGAAGGATCAGTTTTCCATGTTGCGG GATGGTGAAGGGGAAAGCCAAGAGGTCTCTGACTGGGAGAAGTATGCTGCTGAAGAGTATGATATCTTGGTAGCAGAAGAGGCAGCAAGTGACCAGTGGAATGATGG GTACGAAGCAGAACTGAATCCTGCAGACCACCAGAAGGCCAGTGTCCTCAAGTACCAAATGGAAAAAAGACCGTTTTTTGACATGCCTTCCCATCTGGCTGATGTAGACTTGGATGAGTACGACTACGAAGAGGACTTTGAGTAG